TCTCGCCCCATTCGTCCACCGTAATCTTAGCTTTAGTTTGGATAACAGTGTATATGCCACCAACTGAGGATAAACAAGTGTAGGGAAAGAGAGATTTATTAGAGGGGacgtatcatgaaaatctgactaaCCCTTatcaatgtttaagtgctataattgggtctccagtgcttctatcaacctagaaaatttgacaAACAACCCAATAACAAGTTTTGATAAACCGTTCTCTGaaagcatgtggaaaaaataggtaattgaaatttggctccccttgtgatgtcagaaggggataataccgccccttaatctgcactatccaaccaccgcactgccatttagagcagagagagagagagagcgcagaagaaaataatttaaagcacaattgagtttcaatttcaacaaaccaccattatggcaatcagtgtttgcatttcatcaactCATTTGCCTTTTAAAGGACACGCCCAAAAATGGCAaaattttgctcacacctacaaagtgacaattttaacatgctttaataaactatctgtggggtattttgagctaaaacttcacatatttactatggggacaccaaagatttatctgACATCTTGAAAAAGTCTTCTAAAATGTACCCTTTAAAGAGCATGAGGGAGAAGATCTGCCTTCAGATGTTACGTAAACATCCAAAAGTTGCGGTGTGCTAGAAATTTCCACTACAAAATAGGTTCAGGTCTCAAAAATCTGGTTATTGATTTGGAGCTTAATGTTTAACCTGCGAGCCCAAAAGTGTGTTAAAACCCATCTGAATGGACCGTCTAAGATCAGGAATTTCATTTTTGATGCAGATTGGTTTATACTGGTTTGGTGTATGGTGGACCAGCAAAGCCAAGGTGTTTCCCAGCTAAAATTATTATGAGGGCCTTAAATAGGGTGAATCACGTGCACACAAAGGGCCACACATAAGTTCATCTAAGGTTATGCAATATAATTTCAATAAACCTTGGTATAGGATGAAACGCAAAAAAatgctgtaaaaatatatttgaccGTTCAGCTCATAACCAATCAATTGCTTCTCATTGCACAATATCAGTGTGTATGTGTACACGAGTGCATTTAAATTCTTACCCTTATTAGTTACTTCCCATGAAATCTCAAAGAGTAAGAGATCTTCCACAGGTAGACTCTCTTCCTCCCAAAGTGGAAGTCCAGTTAGTGATGTTATTGATAAAGATCTGGACAGACGCATCTCAGAGACTCTTATATACGATAACTGAAAGTGCAAGAAGTGCGTGGAATCGATTCAAATGGGTAAAACTGAACGCGGGCTTTCTCCACAAGCCAGAAATTACAGTCTAACGGTTCGCCTCGAAGCACTGAAATCACTTTGACTCACATTGATCGGTTGCACACCACTTTTACTATAACCTTTAGTGAGGCATGCGCATACTGTCAGCGCGTGTCTGAAGTCCAACGACATCAAGGTGAAAGATTTGGCCGTCGCGCGACTCGCGCGCTCCTGCCCTCTGACCGGGACGGCACGTGCACTTAAACTCGTATATTGTCATATTCCTGCTTGATTCATACTTACAAAATTACTTAACACATTAGAATGTAACAAATTGTAGCGGTACAGTATTTTAGGTATaaggtttaattaaaaattcCGGATAGGCTTTCCAATGAAAAGGGAGAGggtgagagacagagagagagagagagagagagagagcgagcgagagagaaaaATATCAATACACATGTTATGACGCACTTCGACGCGTATTTGACGCTTTACTGCTGAACAACATTTAGTATTTGTTTTAAGAAGAGTTTATCTTGGATTAAATAGGAGGTTCATTCGTGCATTCCAAATTTCACAGAGGTTTACTATTTAGTCTACTAACATGAAATAGGCCTAAATGACAGACGTAATATTTAGAATCATTTAAactaatttaaatatataatataaatttcCCATTTCTCTTTACTTGATTTCAGCTATGATATCAAATGAACAAAACGTACACGGACCtacataatataataaaatacagaaTAGAATATATAACATAATATTATAATGGAACAGAATATAGAATATAGAATGTAGAATAAAGAATTAAATGTAGAATATAGAATCGAATGTACAATATAGGATAAAACATATAATATAcgctcacctaaaggattattaggaacacctgttcaatttctcatgaATGTAATTATCTAattaaccaatcacatggcagtaaggggtgtggtcctggtcaagacaatctcctgaactccaaactgaatgtcagaatgggaaagaaatgtgatttaagcaatttcgAGCGTGGTATGGTTGTTGGTCCCAGATGggccagtctgagtatttcacaattactgggattttcacgcacaaccatttctatggtttacaaagaatggtgtgaaaagggaataACATCCAGTATACGGCAGTCctgggcaaaaatgccttgttgatgctaaaggtcagaggagaatgggccgactgattcaaacTGATAGAatagcaactttgactgaattAACCAtttgttacaaccgaggtatgcagcaaagcatttttgaagtcacaacacgcacaacctcgaggcggatgggctacaacagcagaagaccccaacgggtaccactcatctccactacaaataagaaaaagaggctagaatttgcacgagcttagcaaaattggacagttgaagactggaaaaatgtttcctggtctgatgagtcttgatttctgttcAGACATTCAgatagagtcagaatttggcgtaaacaaaatgagaacatggatccatcatgccttgttaccactgtgcaggctgctggtggtggtgtaatggtgtgggggatgttttcttgacacactttaggccccttagtgccaattgggcatcgtttaaatgccacggcctacttgagcattgtttctgaccatgtctatccctttatgaccaccatgtacccatcctctgatggctacttccagcaggataatgcaccatgtcacaaagcttgaatcattttaaattggtttcttgaacatgacaacgagttcactgtactaaaatggcccccacagtcaccagatctcaatccaatagagcatctgccctggatgtgcatcccacaagtctccatcaactgcaagatgctatcctatcaatatgggccaacatttccaAAAGAATTCTTTCAGCACCTTTTTGAATCAATGAAAcctagaattaaggcagttctgaaggcgaaagggggtcaaacacggTATTAgcatggtgttcctaataatcctttaggtgagtgtagaatatagacgacgggccattgaattataagaaaataatgcacacccaaggtgcaatgcggcacgacgcaaagcgcctatttttaagacatttgacaagttatgTGTGCGATTattagaaattaatgcatacccacagaacatttctcatccaatcagaatacagcattcaacagacccgtggtataaatatATACACTAGAATATAATAGACTATGGAGTATAGACTGGAGCataaaatatgaatatgaaATGTCCAATATGAAAAGTCCAATAGCTTGTGTGTTTTAAAGACTTAAAGAAATCAGATTTTGTggattttaaaataaaccaacaTTGAGAAAAAGTTAAATCTAATACATCTCTCTAATTTACACAAATCTTCCATCAGGAATACGTATTTCTCTTCTCCCACCTGCTTTCAAATCTACTTGCCCCATATATATGATGATCCTGATGCTACTAGCTCATAATGCCGTGAAAATGTTCTTATTACGAGATCCACTGACTGACGTGATCTTACCAGACTGAAAGCAAAACGACCTTGAAAGTTTAGGCTATATTATCCCACAAGCACGAGCTTATTCTGATATTGAAAATGACCATCATTGCACACCATTACAGTGTCCCCATTCACGTTTCCTGGCACAGGCAACTTATTTTACTTTTAGATCACATTTTGTTCTCTGGGACTGAATGACTGAAATCTAAAACCAAAAGTATGATGCGCATAAAAATCACCTAGTCATGGCACATTGAGTTGCTGGTGCGTAACAGTAGGCTGAAACATCTCATTTGAATAATTTCAATGGGCCAATTTACAACAGGATTTCCAAGAAAAACACATCTAACGTTTAACAGTTAAAAAAATACGCTGAATGGACGTCCTACAGGATGTCACACATGTAAAATAAGGTCAGAGGCTGTCACCAGCCCAGCTTTATATTGAAAGAGGACAGCAGAGGATGGGTTTGTTCACTGAAGAGAGAGACACGCGCAGCTAGTCCTCATAAGCTTTCAGCAATATGAAAATCAAGGCACTGGCTCTTTTCATTTCAGCAATGATCTGCCAGTCTACAGCTATGAGAGCATCATTCACTGGCATGGATACACCTGAGCAAACAGGCACTCCAGGTAAAGcagattaatattttaaaattaaaaatactgcatgcattattttttttgcatttaattttttttaaagtaaaatcaacttggatttacaagtcatttcagcTTTCATTTTTATCTTGACGAGTTGCTGTAAtttataaagttgaaataaattaagccaattaaatattttagtcgagctaaaatgacttgtaaattctAGTTGACTATACTTAATTAAATTGCAGTGCGTTAAAGAATGCAAATGGTAAAAAATGCAtggtaaaaaatgaaaaaataaactgcataataataaataaaaaacaattaaaatgctaataacaaatgataaaaaatttttGGGATGTACTGAAAGGATATTTTACATTGCAGATTCCAAATCCAAAAGACTTCAGCATTACCTTTCTATGGAGCGGAGGGAATCCGATGAACCCAGCATTTCGGACGACTCGAGCCTATGCTTTTTCATCAAAGAAAAGGATGAATCGAGTCACATTTCCTGCAAACATCGATTAACACGCAGCAAATTCAACTACAACCCATTTGGGCTGCGCTTTGGCAAGCGCAACGGCGCGTTAAGTGTTACGGACAGAGCCAAATACAAGCACCTGTTGCCAATAATGCTTTACTTGAGCAAACAATTAGACACTTCCTGAAAATCCCTCTCTTCTTCGGATACAAGGATGCTTGGTTGGTTCAAAACTGTGGGTATTTATTTCAGCCTGTTATTCTGCCTTTAACTTCAGATATGGAGGTTTATGGACTTGTTTGCCATTCAGTTATTGTATTTGTGGCATAGACGTTTTGTATTGTTTGATCACAAAGGTGTTGAACATCTAAGGTGCATTTACTTGAAATAAAGGTTTTTACCACAAGATGCTAAATATCTGTATTTTGGAGACTAAACCCGCCCCCCCCCCCACCACAATACAACACAGAGACAGATGTGTTCAGGTTTGGACAGGTTTTATTTATAAGGTGATGACTGCTACTTACAATATGATTAAGAATGAATTCATATTTCTTCCCCACTTGACTTAAACAGAAACGCATACTGAAACTTCCCCTAATGAGCTCACGACATTATGTCGATGAGAAACGGCGCATGTGCCCACACAATAAAGTTAATAGGTGCGAAAGTGAAGAACCAGACACGTTGTCCTTTGATCATTCTATTAATCATTTTATCAGGAAAAACAGGACCACCATGTAAAACAAAACTACTGTAAAGAAAGTGAAAACTGAATCCATATACAGATACTTCTAGTGAGCGAGTTAGAAAGTTATGGATAGGAGTGTGTGTTTGGTTCCCAGAGGCTTGATCTACAGGTCCTTCAGGTCTTTCTGGATGCCCCAGAGGGTGTCGGCACTCTTCTTGAGCTGAGCGATCTCTTCGTCTTTCAGGGTCATGTTGATGACGCTGCCCACACCACTGCTGTTGAGCACGCATGGGAGGCTCAGGTACACCTCATCATTGATACCGTACATGCCCTGCAGACCAGAAAATATATCAGGTTATAGGTACCCAAGTGGTCTGTGAAAATTTGAAATGTAGGATGTGTGTATGTAACACACTAATGACTTTCTGTGTCACATGTTTTTTGGGAAACACAATGATTTGTGTGATGTGCATGGTAACACGGTTTTGCACTAATACAGTAGATTTATGGAAAATAAAGAGTTAACTCACCTTCACCATGGTGGAAACAGGGTGGACCCTGCTCAAATTCTTTACCAGGGTCTCGGTCAGGTCAGCTACACTAAGGCCAATAGCCCAGTTGGTGTATCCCTTCAGTTTGATCACCTCATACGCACTAAAAGAAGATGATAATAAACAACACTATATTGTGTGTCTTCTATAACATCAATTACTTCCCTCTCCGAATAACCATCGGAGAGTAGAAAAGACATTGTCCTCTACCTGTCCACAACCATTTTATGAACGTCTTTCCAGTTCTCGCTGTCCTTGTCTGTGCCGATGTCTGGGTTGAGTTTCTGCAGACTCACTCCAGCCACATTTGCTCCACTCCACACAGGCACTGCGAAAACAATAAAATAGCAGGTAAGAAACTAATGTGCAAGACTTATGAACTAAAACTTTATGCATATACATTTTCACATCAATCCATTCTGCAAATTTGGGATTAGCCACGCCCACAACCACATGGACCCAAACGGTTCATTGTGGACAAATTATTCCCACACTTACCACTGGAGTCTCCGTGCTCTCCCAGAATGTAGCCATTAAAGCTGCTGGAGTGGATGCCCAGTTTCTCCGCCATCATATAACGAAAGCGGGCAGAATCCAGGTTGGTTCCGCTGCCGATGACACGGTGCTTTGGCAGGCCACTCAGTTTCCAGGTAACATAGGTCAGAACATCCACTGCATGAACAGAGATGGTTGCATTTACTACCGCTAGACTACAAAGTGTACATGTATAATATACAAATCAAACTTTTTAGTATAATAATCGTGCATGTTCACACGCAAGTACACTCACCTGGATTGGACACGACGACCAGGGTGCAGTTAGGGCTGTATTTGACAACCTGAGGGATGATGTGTTTGAAAATGTTAACGTTTCTCTGCACCAGATTCAACCTGCTCTCACCCTCCTGTTGACGCACTCCGGCAGTCACGATGACAATGCGAGAGTTGGCGGTCACGGAGTAGTCTATGGATAAAAAGATCGAGAAAAACATCACGTCGGTGCTTCACGAACTTAAGAATCGAAGTAATGCAAATGCAGCTCACCCTTGTCAGCTACAATCTTGTGGGTCTTAAGGAAAAGACTGCCGTGTTGCAGATCCAACATCTCTCCCCTCAGTCTATCCTCCACAACATCCACCAGAGCCAATTCATCCGCCAACTCCTGCAAGACAGAAACAGCCAGTGTTTTTGCTAAATATGAAACAAGTTACTTTTCGCTTACTATAGAAGCTATAACAAACAAAATCAAGGGTTATCCAAAGTGGCTTAAAATATATCCCACACTAAACTTTAAAATTTAGTCTCCAAAAGCTATTATTTGGAAAATGACTGGTGTATGAGTTTAGAAACTTACCCTGAGCAAGATGCTGACAGCACATGCCATGCCCACCTGGCCCACACCAACAACGGTCACTTTGTTCCTGGGGGGCTCCGCAGGGCCACTAGCCAGAGGAGTGATCAACTTGTCCAATACGGAGGCCATGATCTCTGCTGTAACAGTAGACAAATATACTTTAAATGTAACTTGTGTTTTAAAGGTGTTACACTCCTAATAATTCAAAGACAGTTAGGATTACAACACAGCTATGGTtggtgtaaataatttaacCTAGATCTCTCAAGTAGTTTTGGTTTAAACGTGTCATTGTCAGGCACTAAAGCCAAATCAAGGTAAAGAGCGTGGACTCAGAGTAAACCATTATTCCACATTATTTCGAATTAAGTCTAAACCCAAACACAATCTCATTGCAATTCCTGTTATGAGATGGTGAATTCGTATTAATTTGGcatattttatttgtacacAGGTATAATTTTATTTCTCTTGACACTTCTAGCTTAGTTACAACATGGCTTATGTACAAACTTGCTCGGTGGTGACACTAATCTCTCTCCAAGTAAATCCTAGACTGTAATGCCAGAATATCTGAGCCACTGCCAATGTAGCTGTCATGCTGCTTTTTATGGCTCTGCGCCTTTATCTAGAAACCTTATCTTAGAATGCTGTTACTTCCGAAGAGACATAATTTAGCCAATAGATAGCTTATCATTTAATGAGCGGATTTTGAAATGTACCTGCTCCATGcccattacaaaaaaaatctgtaatttgTGTTTAGCTCCAATCATGATGTCATTCACTACGAGTATGCAAATTACGTCAAACTACACGAGAACATTTAAGCAATACAAAATAATGCCTGACGGTTGTATAGTGCAGACAAaagaccatttaaaaaaaaaaacatctccaTTTAAAAAGTTTTGGCCTGGAGGATGCAAGACAGTAACTTTATTGACAGAAAAACTGTTTAGATATGTAAAGTTAAAAAGCCTAACAACCAATAAGActtctttttaaaagtgtgtgtGAACTGGCTTTGACCTGCCTGACTAAAAGTCATAACAATAATAagaataaattattattattattattattattattattattattattattattattattattattattattattattattattattattattattattattattattattattattattaacaacaACAACTTAAAATACGCCGTCTACATTTTGAATTGGCGCTCTTAACTTCTTGTGACGCAACCGTCCTTATCAACGTCCTTGACGAGTCGGATGCAACAATTACGTTTAAAAACAGACCATAAAACCAATAATGACTTTAATCGGCCTACTCTTAGTTTAAGACTACCAAGTTAACAATATATTCATAGTTTTGTCCTTGTTTGGAGTCAAGTGAACCAACCAGGCCAAATTCAAGTTCATCGTGCAGCTTCCACCATGTTAAGTCGGAAGCGTGCATCACTTAAACGTCCTTGTTCATAACACAATACTTCAGAAAGTTTTCGGAAACGTTTGCGTAGAACGTCTGTATGCTTAGGGCGCTAAAACATAATTAATCTCATGATTTGCCGTTGTGGTGCATCAACAACAATTTAGGTGATGATTTATCGCCCATTTCAATGTCAATGCCATGCCATGCCATGTTAAAATG
The Paramisgurnus dabryanus chromosome 1, PD_genome_1.1, whole genome shotgun sequence genome window above contains:
- the kiss2 gene encoding kisspeptin 2, translating into MKIKALALFISAMICQSTAMRASFTGMDTPEQTGTPDSKSKRLQHYLSMERRESDEPSISDDSSLCFFIKEKDESSHISCKHRLTRSKFNYNPFGLRFGKRNGALSVTDRAKYKHLLPIMLYLSKQLDTS
- the ldhba gene encoding L-lactate dehydrogenase B-A chain; this encodes MASVLDKLITPLASGPAEPPRNKVTVVGVGQVGMACAVSILLRELADELALVDVVEDRLRGEMLDLQHGSLFLKTHKIVADKDYSVTANSRIVIVTAGVRQQEGESRLNLVQRNVNIFKHIIPQVVKYSPNCTLVVVSNPVDVLTYVTWKLSGLPKHRVIGSGTNLDSARFRYMMAEKLGIHSSSFNGYILGEHGDSSVPVWSGANVAGVSLQKLNPDIGTDKDSENWKDVHKMVVDSAYEVIKLKGYTNWAIGLSVADLTETLVKNLSRVHPVSTMVKGMYGINDEVYLSLPCVLNSSGVGSVINMTLKDEEIAQLKKSADTLWGIQKDLKDL